One part of the Thiothrix nivea DSM 5205 genome encodes these proteins:
- a CDS encoding metallophosphoesterase family protein — MNEVSVAIISDTHGYIDPRIIDIIRDCDYAIHAGDICGEDVLASMQPKSAIVIAVAGNNEPRCMVDFPLPESSELALPGGKICIEHGHEHGHHTPCHTSLRGRHPDARVIVYGHTHKMVQDKSAMPWVINPGAAGQTRTHGGPSCLVLTANDREWDVREYRFDSLTGN, encoded by the coding sequence ATGAACGAAGTTTCTGTCGCCATCATTTCCGACACGCACGGGTACATCGACCCGCGCATCATCGACATCATCCGCGACTGTGATTATGCCATCCATGCCGGGGATATTTGCGGCGAAGACGTGCTGGCTTCCATGCAGCCCAAAAGCGCCATTGTGATTGCGGTGGCGGGCAATAACGAGCCACGTTGCATGGTGGATTTCCCGCTGCCGGAAAGCAGCGAGCTGGCATTGCCGGGCGGCAAAATCTGCATCGAACACGGGCATGAGCACGGCCATCATACGCCCTGCCATACTTCCCTGCGCGGCCGCCACCCGGATGCGCGGGTGATCGTTTACGGCCATACCCACAAGATGGTGCAGGACAAAAGCGCAATGCCCTGGGTCATTAACCCTGGCGCTGCTGGCCAGACCCGTACCCATGGCGGGCCGTCCTGCCTGGTGCTGACTGCAAATGACCGGGAATGGGATGTGCGGGAATACCGCTTCGACAGCCTTACTGGAAATTGA
- the gspC gene encoding type II secretion system protein GspC, giving the protein MQGSQHTRLFNRWLEHAPDYASFGLVIICGFLLARLTWMLFPAEPRPALTAAQTSSTSLQSASPTQNLGEQIAGFHLFGNYQPDAAKPAQTNIQPTQLALKLQGVYAPAKRQGYAIIEENGQQKAYATGDSIGNSGAVLEQILAEHILLRRNGLLEKLELPKPELSGGGTPSAGFMDGGGDAGGMEFAPPVEEPPADIPLPDVLPTPEMSTPDSPGAVPPPQPELDPPEGAPPNATGNSLSEFRQSVLNNNMRLLEVASPQPYTRDGKFMGFQLSPGSNLALFNQLGLQAGDIVTAINGTALDSPATGARMLQEAATAPQINLNVTRNGQEINLPINFQ; this is encoded by the coding sequence ATGCAAGGCAGTCAACATACGCGGCTGTTCAACCGCTGGCTGGAACACGCGCCGGATTATGCCAGCTTCGGCTTGGTCATCATTTGCGGCTTTCTGCTGGCGCGCCTGACTTGGATGCTGTTCCCCGCCGAGCCGCGCCCGGCATTGACAGCTGCACAGACAAGCTCAACCAGCCTTCAGTCTGCTTCACCCACCCAAAACCTAGGCGAACAGATTGCCGGTTTCCACCTGTTTGGCAATTACCAACCTGATGCCGCCAAACCAGCCCAAACCAACATCCAGCCCACCCAACTGGCGCTCAAGTTGCAAGGCGTGTACGCCCCTGCCAAGCGCCAAGGTTATGCCATCATTGAGGAAAATGGCCAGCAAAAAGCCTATGCCACCGGTGATAGCATTGGCAACTCAGGCGCGGTGCTGGAACAAATCCTGGCTGAACATATCCTGTTACGGCGTAATGGCCTGCTGGAAAAGCTGGAGCTGCCCAAACCCGAACTCAGCGGCGGTGGAACGCCCTCCGCTGGTTTCATGGATGGGGGTGGTGACGCAGGCGGCATGGAGTTCGCCCCACCGGTTGAGGAGCCACCTGCCGACATACCCTTACCTGACGTGCTGCCGACCCCGGAAATGTCCACCCCCGATTCGCCCGGCGCGGTTCCGCCCCCCCAGCCGGAGCTGGATCCGCCGGAAGGCGCGCCCCCCAACGCCACCGGCAACAGCCTGAGCGAGTTCCGCCAGTCCGTACTCAACAACAACATGCGCCTGCTGGAAGTTGCCAGCCCGCAACCGTATACCCGCGATGGCAAGTTCATGGGTTTCCAGCTTAGCCCTGGCAGCAACCTTGCCCTGTTCAACCAGCTGGGTTTACAGGCGGGTGATATTGTAACCGCCATCAATGGCACGGCGCTCGACAGCCCCGCTACCGGCGCACGCATGTTGCAGGAAGCCGCCACCGCCCCGCAAATCAATCTCAACGTCACCCGCAACGGGCAGGAAATCAACCTGCCAATCAATTTCCAGTAA
- a CDS encoding NAD-dependent epimerase produces MRTLITGVAGFIGMTLAMKLLERGDEIVGIDNFNDYYDVSLKERRLQRIIDADTAGKFKFIRLDLADRDGMAKLFAQEGLDAVVNLAAQAGVRYSIENPLAYVDSNLVGFAHILEGCRHNGVKHLVYASSSSVYGANESMPFSVHDNVDHPLSLYAASKKANELMAHTYSHLYNLPTTGLRFFTVYGPWGRPDMALFKFTKAMLAGQPIDVFNYGKHRRDFTYIDDIVEGVIRTLDHTATPNPEWSGMNPDPASSKAPWRVYNIGNQNPVELMDYIGAIEKELGVKAEMNLLPLQAGDVPDTYADVEALVQDVGYRPATPVEEGVHRFIQWYRDYYQV; encoded by the coding sequence ATGCGCACATTAATTACGGGGGTAGCCGGTTTCATCGGCATGACGCTGGCTATGAAACTGCTGGAACGCGGCGATGAAATCGTCGGCATCGACAATTTCAACGACTATTACGATGTCAGCCTGAAAGAGCGCCGCTTGCAGCGCATTATTGACGCGGATACAGCGGGCAAATTCAAGTTCATCCGCCTCGATCTGGCCGACCGTGATGGCATGGCGAAACTGTTTGCGCAAGAGGGGCTGGATGCGGTGGTTAACCTCGCTGCCCAAGCCGGGGTGCGCTATTCCATCGAAAACCCGCTGGCTTACGTCGACAGCAACCTGGTGGGTTTCGCGCATATTCTGGAAGGCTGCCGCCACAACGGCGTAAAGCATCTGGTGTATGCATCCTCCAGTTCTGTCTACGGCGCGAACGAATCCATGCCATTTTCGGTACATGACAACGTGGATCACCCGCTGTCGCTGTATGCCGCATCCAAGAAAGCCAACGAGCTGATGGCGCATACCTATTCACATCTGTACAACCTGCCAACGACTGGCTTGCGCTTCTTTACCGTTTATGGCCCCTGGGGTCGCCCGGACATGGCACTGTTCAAGTTCACCAAAGCCATGCTGGCCGGTCAGCCAATCGACGTATTCAACTACGGCAAGCATCGTCGTGATTTCACCTATATCGACGATATTGTGGAAGGCGTGATCCGCACCCTTGACCATACTGCCACGCCCAACCCTGAGTGGAGCGGTATGAACCCTGACCCTGCTTCCAGCAAAGCGCCATGGCGGGTCTACAATATAGGAAACCAGAACCCGGTCGAACTGATGGATTACATCGGTGCGATTGAAAAGGAACTGGGCGTCAAGGCCGAAATGAATTTACTGCCGCTGCAAGCGGGCGACGTGCCGGATACTTATGCCGACGTGGAAGCACTGGTGCAAGATGTCGGTTACCGCCCGGCCACGCCGGTGGAAGAAGGGGTACACCGTTTCATCCAGTGGTATCGGGATTATTATCAGGTTTAA
- a CDS encoding phosphoribosylaminoimidazolesuccinocarboxamide synthase yields MNTSSIPATVFETQISSLPLIARGKVRDIYAVDNEHMLIVTTDRLSAFDVIMPTPIPQKGVILTQVANFWFSLLQDVTPNHLSGKTLDDLPVTAEEKTQLQGRSIIVKRLKPLPVEAIVRGYLIGSGWKDYQQTGAVCGIRLPAGLQMADRLPETIFTPSTKAEVGTHDINISFEQMQQQIGAELAEQVRSVSLELYNRAAEYALKRGIIIADTKFEFGLDVDGNLVLIDEILTPDSSRFWPADQYKPGISPPSFDKQFVRDYLETLDWGKTAPGPELPPEIVEKTAAKYREVADLLTK; encoded by the coding sequence ATGAATACATCCAGCATTCCGGCGACTGTTTTCGAGACGCAGATTTCTTCCCTTCCCCTGATTGCGCGCGGCAAAGTCCGCGATATTTACGCGGTTGACAATGAACACATGCTGATCGTTACCACTGACCGCTTGTCAGCGTTCGATGTCATCATGCCGACACCGATTCCGCAGAAAGGGGTTATCCTCACCCAGGTTGCCAATTTCTGGTTTAGCCTGTTGCAAGACGTGACCCCCAACCATCTGAGCGGCAAAACGCTGGATGACTTACCCGTGACGGCGGAAGAAAAGACGCAACTGCAAGGCCGCAGCATCATCGTCAAGCGCCTGAAACCGCTGCCGGTGGAAGCCATTGTGCGCGGCTACCTGATCGGTTCCGGCTGGAAGGATTACCAACAAACCGGCGCAGTCTGCGGCATCCGCCTGCCTGCTGGCTTGCAAATGGCCGACCGCCTGCCGGAAACGATTTTTACCCCTTCCACCAAGGCGGAAGTGGGCACGCATGACATCAACATCAGTTTCGAGCAGATGCAGCAGCAGATCGGCGCAGAACTGGCCGAACAGGTGCGCAGCGTCAGTCTGGAATTGTACAACCGTGCTGCCGAATATGCCCTCAAACGTGGCATCATCATCGCCGACACCAAGTTCGAGTTCGGGCTGGATGTGGATGGCAATCTGGTGCTGATCGACGAAATCCTCACCCCCGATTCCTCGCGTTTCTGGCCTGCTGATCAGTACAAACCGGGCATTAGTCCGCCATCGTTTGACAAACAATTCGTCAGGGATTATCTAGAGACGCTGGACTGGGGGAAAACAGCACCAGGGCCGGAACTGCCGCCGGAAATTGTTGAAAAGACAGCGGCAAAGTATCGCGAAGTGGCTGATTTGTTAACTAAATAA
- the purE gene encoding 5-(carboxyamino)imidazole ribonucleotide mutase, whose product MTQPVPPVVGVVMGSNSDWNVMSKAVEQLENFGIAHEYRVVSAHRTPDLLFEYAESARARGLKCIIAGAGGAAHLPGMLAAKTTLPILGVPVTSRALSGVDSLYSIVQMPRGVPVATFAIGEAGAANAALFAVAMLANEDPVLAEKLAQFREEQRQHAMNMALPPDP is encoded by the coding sequence ATGACTCAACCCGTCCCGCCGGTCGTAGGGGTTGTCATGGGCAGCAACAGCGACTGGAATGTGATGTCCAAAGCCGTTGAGCAGCTTGAAAACTTTGGCATTGCTCACGAATACCGCGTTGTTTCTGCCCACCGGACACCGGATTTACTGTTTGAATATGCAGAGAGCGCCCGTGCGCGCGGCTTGAAATGCATCATTGCAGGTGCAGGCGGCGCGGCACATCTGCCCGGTATGCTGGCGGCGAAAACCACGCTTCCCATCCTTGGTGTGCCTGTTACCAGCCGCGCCTTGAGTGGCGTTGATTCCCTGTATTCCATCGTGCAGATGCCCAGGGGCGTGCCGGTTGCAACCTTCGCGATTGGCGAAGCGGGCGCGGCCAATGCCGCCTTGTTTGCGGTGGCGATGCTGGCCAACGAAGACCCCGTGCTTGCAGAAAAACTGGCGCAATTCCGTGAGGAACAACGCCAACACGCGATGAATATGGCATTACCCCCAGACCCCTGA
- a CDS encoding 5-(carboxyamino)imidazole ribonucleotide synthase: MTLLPGSTIGMLGGGQLGRMFTVAARTLGYRVMVLEPDQHSPAAQLADEHIIAPYDDAAALTLFGTACDVVTTEFENIPAATLDFLAQFCPVRPSAHAVKMAQDRLVEKEFVRSCGLSPVPFAAIRQPQDIAAAQGSVAYPAILKTARFGYDGKGQVTVKSAAEAEAAFAELGEVDCVLEQRVDLQREISVILARSTNGEACCFPVAENEHRNGILHQTIVPARIETQLAEAAQAAATRMAEQLAFVGVMAVEFFVTKQGELLVNEMAPRTHNSGHYTLDACLTSQFEQQVRMVCGLPFGDTRLLSPVVMVNLLGDVWHDAQPDWLALLQSANTKLHLYGKREARVGRKMGHYCTLAPELDAALEEAGHIFQKLQ, encoded by the coding sequence ATGACACTACTCCCCGGATCAACCATTGGTATGCTCGGCGGCGGGCAGCTTGGCCGTATGTTCACGGTCGCCGCCCGCACCCTTGGCTATCGCGTTATGGTGCTGGAACCCGACCAGCATAGCCCTGCCGCGCAACTTGCCGACGAGCACATTATTGCCCCGTATGACGATGCAGCTGCGCTGACCCTGTTTGGCACAGCTTGCGATGTCGTTACCACCGAGTTTGAGAACATTCCTGCTGCTACGCTGGACTTTCTGGCGCAATTCTGCCCGGTGCGGCCTTCCGCCCATGCGGTAAAAATGGCGCAGGATCGGCTTGTGGAAAAGGAATTCGTGCGTTCCTGCGGGTTGTCCCCAGTGCCGTTCGCAGCCATTCGCCAGCCGCAAGACATTGCCGCAGCGCAAGGCTCAGTGGCTTACCCTGCCATCCTCAAAACTGCCCGTTTCGGTTACGACGGTAAAGGTCAGGTGACGGTGAAGTCAGCAGCAGAAGCCGAAGCGGCCTTCGCCGAATTGGGTGAGGTGGATTGCGTATTGGAACAACGGGTGGATTTGCAGCGCGAAATCTCCGTCATCCTCGCCCGCAGCACCAACGGTGAGGCATGTTGTTTCCCGGTGGCGGAAAATGAGCACCGCAACGGTATCCTGCACCAGACTATTGTTCCGGCGCGGATTGAGACGCAACTGGCGGAAGCAGCCCAGGCAGCTGCCACCCGCATGGCGGAACAACTGGCATTCGTCGGCGTCATGGCAGTGGAATTTTTTGTCACCAAGCAGGGCGAGCTGCTGGTCAACGAAATGGCCCCGCGCACCCACAACAGCGGGCATTACACCCTGGATGCCTGCCTGACCTCTCAATTCGAGCAGCAGGTGCGCATGGTGTGCGGGCTGCCGTTCGGTGATACCCGCCTGCTTTCCCCGGTAGTGATGGTCAATCTGTTGGGTGATGTCTGGCATGATGCGCAACCAGACTGGCTGGCGTTGCTGCAAAGCGCGAATACCAAACTACACTTGTACGGCAAGCGCGAAGCCCGCGTGGGGCGCAAGATGGGTCATTACTGCACGCTTGCGCCCGAGCTTGATGCCGCCCTTGAAGAAGCGGGACACATTTTCCAAAAACTGCAATAA
- a CDS encoding SirB2 family protein produces MDTSTLILKIHAIIALLSVVVYLIRGFWMLTGNPAVTGKAALASASLSMLILLGTGLWLAFISTEHGVDNFVIIKAIGLIVYVVLGVIALKPGLGKPAAIVLWLLGLAAFAYTYLFAKGMAPALL; encoded by the coding sequence ATGGATACCAGCACACTCATTCTCAAGATTCACGCGATCATCGCCCTGTTATCGGTCGTCGTTTACCTGATTCGCGGCTTCTGGATGCTGACCGGCAACCCGGCGGTAACCGGCAAGGCGGCGCTGGCCAGCGCATCGCTTTCCATGCTGATTTTGTTGGGAACCGGCCTGTGGCTGGCGTTTATCAGCACGGAACATGGCGTTGACAACTTTGTGATCATCAAGGCAATTGGCCTGATTGTGTATGTGGTGCTGGGCGTGATTGCGCTGAAACCGGGGCTGGGCAAACCTGCCGCTATTGTGTTGTGGTTGCTGGGGCTGGCAGCCTTTGCTTATACCTACCTGTTCGCCAAAGGCATGGCTCCGGCGTTGTTGTAA